The following are encoded in a window of Pseudophryne corroboree isolate aPseCor3 chromosome 3 unlocalized genomic scaffold, aPseCor3.hap2 SUPER_3_unloc_4, whole genome shotgun sequence genomic DNA:
- the LOC134984201 gene encoding E3 SUMO-protein ligase KIAA1586-like: MISVLRPLKLRMKRQHSLTDFFNKKTKSDSSVVSELALEGSTQSLAQPIQPEESSTSIEIENHINSNIVNSLPECWSVQQYKNFKVKYEGLGISNKKLGCEYCAKYDFIKEKSVHTSKEWKGFQIEASGTEPTLPAQQGVVQQASLRKKMKEHFSSKAHNICKDNFKIREQDTITNVVDTMNKKYFSTTCRVFNTVYSLSKRCKPFSDIEDEIELQMKNGLDMGIGLHSRKTAVKIVDFIAKEIKKEIFTKITEHDKKICLIIDEASTISCKPVIILFLKVEDSVSSPTIFVELVELEKQDAETICSSVMESLNKVGLTKNYLQKHLIGFCSDGASVMLGRKSGVSTRIAKDFPNIIIWHCLNHRLQLVLDDSIKEIKQVNHFKIFIDKIYTIFHQSNKNQIELTKISEQLGIEIIKIGRVLGPRWAACSLRSTLAVWRAYPALHHYFSSNAKYLGMATRLKNIFFFTDLALMIDILNEISLLSNALQARNTDIIKAEKLVIRSIKAFEMLEKEKGPYEKKINELITSESYKNIDFVENHRFVGLPRETLLEGIVTNLKKRLMDCGHLKASCSQFNDSNTFKFLTFLEPDYWNIEEVIVPWKAAEEQLHVFNTYFNYQIDINEYRDFVENVLKNYQNYSIPESVQRAKNIVRTIAVSSAEAERGFSKMNIICSEKRSRLTVSNISNIMIISLIGLPLKEWNPTPTVQRWLRVNHTADDARIKAKKIASEDANQTAIWKYLQ, translated from the exons ATGATTTCTGTACTTAGG CCCTTGAAACTAAGGATGAAAAGGCAACACAGTTTGACAGATTTTTTCAATAAGAAAACAAAGTCAGATTCTTCTGTTGTATCAGAATTGGCCTTGGAAGGTTCAACACAGTCACTAGCACAACCAATCCAGCCTGAAGAAAGCAGCACGTCAATTGAAATAGAAAATCACATCAACTCCAATATTGTAAATAGTCTTCCTGAATGCTGGTCAGTGCAACAATATAAAAATTTTAAAGTAAAATATGAAGGACTGGGAATTTCTAACAAAAAGTTAGGTTGTGAGTATTGTGCAAAATATGATTTCATAAAAGAGAAAAGTGTTCATACGTCAAAAGAGTGGAAAGGTTTTCAGATTGAGGCATCAGGGACAGAGccgacgctacccgctcagcaagg AGTGGTACAACAAGCTTCTCTAAGGAAAAAAATGAAAGAACATTTTTCATCAAAGGCTCATAACATTTGTAAAGACAACTTCAAAATACGTGAGCAGGATACTATAACAAACGTAGTAGATACAATGAATAAAAAATATTTCAGTACTACTTGTAGAGTATTTAATACAGTTTACAGCCTGTCAAAAAGATGTAAACCATTTTCAGACATAGAAGATGAGATTGAACTGCAAATGAAAAATGGATTAGATATGGGAATAGGATTGCATTCACGTAAAACTGctgtgaaaatagttgattttattGCAAAGGAAATTAAAAAAGAAATATTTACTAAAATTACTGAACATGATAAGAAAATATGTTTGATTATTGACGAAGCTTCAACGATATCTTGCAAACCAGTTATTATACTTTTCTTAAAAGTTGAGGACTCAGTTTCATCTCCAACAATTTTTGTTGAGCTAGTTGAATTGGAAAAACAAGATGCAGAGACAATATGTTCTTCAGTTATGGAAAGTTTAAATAAAGTTGGGCTTACTAAGAACTACTTACAAAAACATTTAATAGGATTTTGCTCTGATGGTGCAAGTGTTATGCTTGGGAGAAAATCTGGAGTGAGCACTAGGATAGCAAAAGACTTTCCAAACATAATAATATGGCACTGTTTAAACCATCGCCTCCAACTTGTTTTAGATGACTCAATAAAGGAAATAAAGCAAGTAAATCATTTCAAAATATTCATTGATAAGATATATACTATTTTTCATCAATCCAATAAGAACCAGATTGAACTTACCAAAATATCCGAACAACTAGGAATTGAAATTATAAAGATTGGTAGAGTTTTGGGACCAAGATGGGCTGCCTGTAGTTTAAGGTCAACCCTAGCTGTGTGGCGCGCTTATCCTGCGCTACATCACTATTTTTCTTCAAATGCAAAGTACTTGGGTATGGCTACCCgtcttaaaaatatattttttttcactgATTTGGCATTGATGATTGATATTTTAAACGAAATTTCTCTACTTTCCAATGCACTGCAAGCAAGAAATACAGACATAATAAAGGCTGAAAAACTTGTGATACGATCTATTAAAGCATTTGAAATGCTTGAAAAAGAAAAGGGTCCATACGAAAAAAAAATTAATGAATTAATTACTTCAGAAAGCTACAAAAATATAGATTTTGTAGAAAATCATCGATTTGTTGGCCTTCCTCGGGAAACACTTTTAGAAGGCATTGTAACGAATTTGAAAAAAAGATTAATGGATTGTGGACATTTAAAAGCAAGTTGTAGCCAATTTAATGATAGTAATACatttaaatttctcactttttTGGAGCCAGATTACTGGAATATTGAAGAAGTAATAGTTCCATGGAAAGCAGCTGAAGAGCAATTGCATGTATTTAATACATATTTCAATTACCAAATTGATATTAATGAGTATCGAGATtttgtggaaaatgttttaaaaaactaCCAGAACTATTCAATTCCTGAAAGTGTTCAAAGAGCTAAAAATATTGTCAGAACAATTGCTGTAAGTTCAGCAGAAGCAGAAAGGGGTTTTTCAAAGATGAACATTATATGTTCTGAGAAGAGAAGTCGCCTAACTGTTTCCAATATATCAAACATAATGATTATCAGTCTAATCGGCCTACCGCTAAAGGAATGGAATCCTACTCCTACCGTGCAAAGATGGTTAAGGGTAAATCACACAGCTGATGATGCTCGGATAAAAGCAAAGAAAATTGCAAGTGAGGACGCCAATCAAACAGCAATATGGAAATATCTTCAATAA